The nucleotide window ACGAGACCGCCCTCGACCGACACCTCGGGGCCGGGCACCTCGGCGATCACCCGCGCGAGTTCGTCAGTGTCCATGCGCTGGTTATACCCAGCCACGGCAAACTTCACAAAGCGGCCGTATGACGTCGTGAACCTGCCTGAAGTCGACCGAGAGGATGATCCGGAACGGTCGGCACCGCCGCTACGCTCCGCCCGTGAACGAGATCGAGTCAGCCCGCCGGCCCCGCTCGGCGCTGTGGACCGTCCTGATCGTGGTCGCCGTCCTCGCGGTCGCGGCGATCGTCTTCGTTCTGACGACGGGCGGCGGCACGCACAAGGTCACGTTCGAGGTGGCCTCCAGCGGCGAGAAGGTCTCCTCGATCATCTACGGCTCGGGCGACAAGCAGCTGGGCAAGGACGTCGGCACCGCCGCCGCGACACCCTGGTCGAAGTCGGCCGACATCTCCGACACCGACGGCGACCTGTGGCTGCGCGCCCTGTCACCCGCCGGCGGCGCGATCACCTGCACCATCTGGGTCGACGACCGGGTGGTCGTGGAGTCCACGACCCTGTCCGGCGCGAACTGCGTGATCCCGTTCGACGAGGCCCTCGACCACTAGCGATTGATACTTGTCAACATATTGACAATCTTGTTTCCTGGATCGATGCTCGGGAGAGCGCTCTCAACGTCGATCGTGGGATGTGCCGATGATGAACTCCCGCCGTCTCGCCGCCCTCACCGTCCTGGCACTGACCGGCGCGTTCGCGCCCGGACCGGCCGCCGCCCGCGCCGCCGCGCCGCCGCCCGCTCCCCCGTCGACCCTGGCGCAGACCGGCATCCGCGCGGCGGACCCCAGCGTGATCCGCATCGGCACCCGGTACGTCTCCGTGCAGTCGCTCAACGGCGGCATCGCCGTGCGGCAGGCCTCGTCGCCGGACACCCTCGCCGCCGCGCCGGCCCGCCAGGTGTGGAGCGACACCCGCAACCTGGGTGAGGTGTGGGCGCCGGAGATTACCTTCGACGGCGGCCGCTACCACATCCACTTCTCCGCGGGACGCGGCTCCGCACACCGCATGTACGTGATCAGCTCGCCGACCGCCGACTCGGGGTACACCGCCGAGACCCGCCTCGTCCTGCCGGACGACAAGTGGGCGATCGACGGCAGCATGTTCACCTACAACGGGCAGCGCTGGTTCGTCTGGTCCGGCTGGGCCGGCG belongs to Amorphoplanes digitatis and includes:
- a CDS encoding family 43 glycosylhydrolase; this encodes MMNSRRLAALTVLALTGAFAPGPAAARAAAPPPAPPSTLAQTGIRAADPSVIRIGTRYVSVQSLNGGIAVRQASSPDTLAAAPARQVWSDTRNLGEVWAPEITFDGGRYHIHFSAGRGSAHRMYVISSPTADSGYTAETRLVLPDDKWAIDGSMFTYNGQRWFVWSGWAGDTNVEQNLYIARMTSPSATTGGRYVISQPRESWERVVGNPFINEGPEPIRDPR